GTCGTCAAGACGCACGCCTGTTAGGTCAAGATCAAGGTCTGCTTCTCGGTCCCGCTCTGGATCAAAGCCACATTCTCTGTCAAGGTATTCTTTCTTGTCTGCTTAATTTCAGGATTCCTTTGATGAGGCATTactcttctttattttgtttatttggaTGATATGCTTGCCATATTCTgttgtatgtatgtttgtttGACATATTTCTGTATTGTGGAATTGTTGCGCATTCCGCAGAACagagatgagaatttcaatctGTAAATTTGAACTCATCTCCTCTTATAGCATGCGTTTTTGTTGAGTTAATCTTGTGAGGTCTCCATTCCTGGAAAGTGGAAATGGGATTTGAAGGTTCTCCTAATAGATCACTGATATCCTCTTTATTTGGAGTGAAAGAAGGCTAACAAGGTAAAGATTATTTTGTTGTACTGGCTTTTGGTGAATCTGAGAcatgaaagagagagaaagagagagaacaaGTCTattatcatttataaaattaaaaaagttaactCGTACATGCATTTATACATTCAAACAATATGTTTATGCATACTGAGGAAGTTCAAATCAGACCGTTTGCTAATGCTGGAGTAAAACCCTTTTTAAGCAACAGGCAGTCAACTACTGATATGTGAAGTTAATGCTAAATATGCTTTAAGTCAGTTTTTTCAAGTGGTTGGATAGCAAGACATCCTTCTATTTTTTCTCTAGTCTTGTTTTGACTTTATTATCTTCTGATGCTCCTTTTTTATCAATTGATTAGTGATTTGAAGTCTGGTTTGAACCCGATGCAGCTTGAATACTCTTAGTGGTTGCTAGGATCAATGCCATCAAGTCAATTTTCCTTATGACTATCATAGATTATGTCCTGTATTTGAATGGTTGAAATTGGTATTTGCTTTTGTTTTAATAATAACGACTTGGAATTATTTTAGGTTCAAATTACTTTCTGAGATTATCATGTCAAATTcttcccttaattttttttttaaatttcaatgaaTGGGGTAATTGAAACAATCAATTTGGGACTGTCAAAAGATCTTTATTCTCTCTTTTTGTTGTATGAAAATTGCCTTGTTTGATACATGCAGCGAACTGGGGATTGGATAATAGGATCTTGATTGGATATGGTTCAGTTCCTGCATCTTTTTGGGTTGTGGAGGTATGCTGTTTTTCAGATGGACAGCTCTGGAAACCTTCATGGTGTCTCTTATCTAATGTATTTAGCTCTATAAATGTCCATGGGTGCTAGATTGGGAACAAAGGAGATTATGGATTGCATAGTAAAGCTGGATTTCTGGTGAACTAACTGCTAGTGGATCTGGAAGTCACCAGCAATGTGCGGTAGAAACTATATCATTATCATTTTCTACTCCAACAGATGCCAAGCTAATAGGACCTGCTAGCTGGACTCACTGTGGATTTTGTGGTACAGTAGGGAAGCATGCTTCTTTCTGTCCAATGGTGTCTTGGAAACCTATTATAATTCTTTAGTTGAGATTTGTTTTCTTCTCCATCTAGTTAGGTATATTGTTTGGGTGGAATTTTATGCACTGGGCCTTTCTTTCCCCTTCTTGTTTTCTCTCTAATTGCTAAAGATTTATGTCTGTCTTTTATACCTTTTGAATTTGGTAACTCTGACGTGGAAGAGGCATCAAGGCTCTTGGATGAGAGTTCTTAAAAGGAACGTGTGGATTTTAAATTTGGGTTGTTTCTGGAACTTTTGCAGATCGCATTCAAGATCAAGATCTCCACTTCCAGTTGTAAGTCATTTCTTATATAGGTTTATGTGAATTTCCAAATGTCATGGAACCTACTTTAATGgagttaagaaaaaaaaatttaatgtctGGAAAGTGAAAATGAATTAGGGACTGGATTCTTCTTGAACAGAATAGCTTTTGAATGCAATTTAGAATTAGGAAACTATTTCCTGTTGCATTTGTTGATAACATGCAACTTAGGGTACTTATTCCAATTCATTCAAGCATGCCATGGTTGTGAATAAACTCATTCTCCTCTTTTCAATGGGCTGTCTACTGTTTGACTCTGGGGATGTTATGCATGCGATATATGATAATTTTTGTTGGTAATATATTCTGCAGCGTCAGAAACGGACTAGCAAGAGTCCAAAAAAGCGGAGTGTCAGCCGGAGCCCAAGTGGTAGCAGAAGCAGAAGTAGGAGCAGGAGCTTATCCCGGTCTCTATCTTGTTCACATTTATTTCTCCTTATAttcttttgtgttctttcaTTGTTAGTTTTATAGCCTAGAATTTGTAGAGAATGTCTTTGATTTTCTCTTTTCTGGATTTATTACTAGTTTTGACTTGTTTTAAATTTGTTTACCAGGTGAAATGTGACTGGCGAATCCATCTGAGTCGGGAAAACTTGAATGAGCATGTGATGCTTAAGTTGCCCTGTTAAATAGTTGAAGTTGTTGATTGCTGAAGGCAATCAAACTCTGagaacaatattttttttttcttttgggggCAAGACAGTTGGATTCTTGTGGCTTGCACATTTTCTAGACGTGATGTGGATTCTGTGTCCAAACTGAGAACTCTATTTTGATGGATTTAAGTGACTATAATGTAGATTGATGCTAATTTATTTTAAGAGGCCAGTTTTAAACAACTTGAGCTCAGTTTTAATTTGGCAGGCTGGTTTGGTGGGACGTGTTGGTGAATGGTGGCAGTTCGTGTTCGTGGGAGCTTTTGTTGAGCAGCATGATTCGTCGGTGAAAGTTAATGGAATATGTGTTCGCTGGAGCCCTGTTTAATTTGATAAGAGGGGAATGCGCGTCAAGGACGATTAGGAAGCTTATGGGGTCGGTCTTAATTGTGACTCGTCGAGATGAGATAGGAAGTGATATCCCCAGTCCCACCATTCATGTGTCTAGGCCTAAAGTCGAGAGTCCCGCACGTGAATGCTTTCACCGATTGTCGGGCATGAAGTTGAAAGGGGGAGGTGTCGTCAAGTGGTGGCGATAAATCCACCAAAAACTGGATGCGGGCAAGTTTGTGGAGAACATGATAATATTAGGAGTAATAATGGTTGCTTGCCGATTGTAATAAGATGGAATGATTAGGGCCAAGTAACTAAACtctgaaataaaagaaaggaagtCGTCAAAACTTGGTCCTGTGGATTTGCTTATCAGTTTCGTCTTCAAATTGTTCTCCTGTGCCAAAGAAAACGTCTTacataagaaaatcatgtcaAAAGGGGAGTGCGGgttaaaaaagataaatttaagtaatttaatGAACAATCTAATAATAGGATACGTAGAAATGGttgtcataaaaaaaaaattataataattttatgttttattttgaaCTTTTTGGTAAATgctatttattttgttaaaatcaattataacaaaaaaatacATTCACTTTAttgaaacaaaaaataaattttatttttctctctatGTTTGgataaatagaaaatagaagtgaatgaaaagaaaaataaatttatttttcttttattaaaaaaagaaaataggtgaaaatatcattttattctTATCCTATAAATTATGTTtatacaataaattaaaaaaattgaataacaaTCTATTTAATATGCTCAAATTTGCTACTTAAATTAGTCATAGCAAATAATCATAGAGTATGGTCTTGATGGTGACGGtgaaaatatgaataaaaataaaaagaatggtTATATAATTTTCCATTTGACTGTTTACTTTTCCACTTTTGTTGCCAACTTTCTCGAGGGATAATATGCAATTTAAAATAGCCATTATTTTCCCTTCCGTTAGAATTTTTCATTGGTTAACTAAACAGGGGAAAAGGTCATATATTTTTCCCTTATCCGATCACTGCGTATcttaacaaaaaataataatatatttattatataaaattatacatatgTTTGTGAAAAAATTgctttttgataaattattaaattaataaaatgtaaCGTCATttccaataaatataaaaaagtacaactctaaaaattataaagataatAATGTATATCTATGAATGGtagaataatatatattttcaataatgttataatttcatattactagaattaaactatttaatgcAATGCCATtggttaaatataatttaatcataataattttcaaaaaaaattatgtttatatattttgtagaattaattttgtcaatttaatatattttcataagatggttagtttttaaaatttatttcatttttttagagaaacttatgttataataattcttttatttttaaataaaacaatgttatttaaaaattaaaaatactctttttatttcataatttttatttattttatttttttatatatagtaaaaaatttattaactttcctattatttttattttaaaaatattaaattttattaaagtgTTTTGTATAatcattatataaattattttaaaatatataaaattaaataaaatttaatttattaattataatataataaaaaaaatgatggatAGAAATTATTGGAGGAAGCGGAATAGagtttattatttgattattttttaaaattatataaaagtaaaaatgagTCCGTTGGGGGGAGTATATGGTAACTCAAGTGATTAAGCAGTTGCTGCATCCGCCAGCAGATTCTCACAAATCCAGAACAGCCACTCAATCTTAATTTCCATTCTCACCAAACCGTACATAATTGAAAAAACCCATCCTTTCTTCTACCCTTCACTTTCTTTGCAAGGTGAAACAAAagaaacagaaaagaaaaaatgcCGGATACCAGTACCACCGTGTCCGTCTTCTCAATCCTGTCCGACGACGTCGTTCTCAACATCTTCTTCAAGCTCGAAGATGACCCCCGCAACTGGGCTCGCCTTGCTTGTGTCTGCACCAAGTTCCTCTCTCTCATCAGCAACTTCTGTTGGAAGGCTAAATGCAACCAAACAATTCCCTCCGTTGTCACCGATCTCCTCGGTGCTCCTGACGCTTCGATTCCTGGAGGCTGGTCGGCGCTCCACAAGCTTGCTGTCTGCTGCCCTGGCCTCCTCCACGCCGGCGTTCTTCTTGAACACTCTGATTTTGGCCTCGAACGCGAGCTCGGCCCTGATGATAATTACAATAAGCTCGCGTCCTTTCAATTCAAAGCTACGCTACCGCCTCCACCGTCCTCTTCCAGCATTTCTGATCCTACTTCTGGAAATTCCGATTGCTCTTGGTCGTTATTCGATGACCTCTATTACGACACCGTGTACGATGCCTCTGAATCACAAGATGGGGCCTCCGCTGTGAGTGGAGAGGTTAACGACGATAAAGCTGTTGTTAAGGCGGGTGGACATTTCTCTGTTAGTAAGAGGAGGAAACTCTGCAAACCTTTGAGATCACATTTGGCGTCTGGGGTCTGGAATTTGAGCCGAGAACAAGGGAATAAGCTATTGGCGAGCCGTTTTCGAGGGGATTGCTTGTACATTTGTGATTGGCCTGGCTGTATTCATAACGAAGAGAAGCGGAATTACATGCTTTTCAGGGggattttcaagaattttaagCGGTCAAGGGTCTGGAGGACGATAAATGATGGGATTAGGAGCAAGGTTGATCTAAATTGCGCCTTTTGTGGGTGCAAGGAGACCTGGGATCTGCACTCTGCTTTTTGTTTGAGGAGGTTTTTCGGGTACCATGACGATGGTGAGCCAGTTGTTCGAGCCTATGTTTGTGAGAATGGGCATGTCTCTGGGGCTTGGACCGATTTGCCGCTGTACAATTGATGGCACTTCTTATGGGTATTGCAGCAGCTTTATCACTTGTTttattagatattttatttttgcggTGATTGGGATTGGTATTGAATTGGTAATTGTATCTGTGCTTATGTGTTTCTTGCATATGATATCGATATCTGTGTTATGTACCTTTTCAACTGGTTCgtagttttaatataattgtGGTGTGCTAATTTTCAAGTCTGAGAACGTTTCAGGTTTTTACTTAATTATGTTTGCTTACTTCTGCATCGAGCTTTGGCTTGATGAAAGATAATTTACTTAAATGCATTGCCTTTACCTTTCAGAACTTGGGTGATCTCCATGGATCCGTTAAGAACTCATTGACCTATAATGATTAGGAATTGTCTTTTAGACTGAGGGCGTTGTTTGTAGAATAGCGAATTCGGTTTGAGTGGTGTTATCTCCATAGGTTGATTAAGAACTCAGGTCTATTGACCTGGAATGACCAAGGAATACTTTCAATTTTTTAGATGTTAAGGCTTGGTTTCTAGAACAAGAAAATTAGGATTAAAGGATGATTGGCAGATGTGAGTTTCTTCACGTCACCAAAGAAAATTTAAGCAAACAAATTTTTGTTAGCCTCGCTTTAGCAGGACCTAATGTTCACCCCTATCAAGAAAGCCTTCGGTGTTCTAGTTTAAGAACTACATTAAACGACTAAAACGAAAACATAAACTGCGGGAATTTTATTGACTAAGACTTTTGCATGCCAATTACGAGCAATGGGCATTTAAATTATTAGTCCACATGAACTTTGGACACATTAAGCAATATGGCTTCTTTATTTGATCCCTATGTTGACTTGGATTATTAATATAACTCAATGCTAGCACTTTAACTGACTGAGAGTGTATTTCTGTTGAAGAAAgcacatcattaaacatt
The sequence above is a segment of the Manihot esculenta cultivar AM560-2 chromosome 5, M.esculenta_v8, whole genome shotgun sequence genome. Coding sequences within it:
- the LOC110615841 gene encoding phytochrome A-associated F-box protein, whose translation is MPDTSTTVSVFSILSDDVVLNIFFKLEDDPRNWARLACVCTKFLSLISNFCWKAKCNQTIPSVVTDLLGAPDASIPGGWSALHKLAVCCPGLLHAGVLLEHSDFGLERELGPDDNYNKLASFQFKATLPPPPSSSSISDPTSGNSDCSWSLFDDLYYDTVYDASESQDGASAVSGEVNDDKAVVKAGGHFSVSKRRKLCKPLRSHLASGVWNLSREQGNKLLASRFRGDCLYICDWPGCIHNEEKRNYMLFRGIFKNFKRSRVWRTINDGIRSKVDLNCAFCGCKETWDLHSAFCLRRFFGYHDDGEPVVRAYVCENGHVSGAWTDLPLYN